One part of the Marispirochaeta sp. genome encodes these proteins:
- a CDS encoding TPM domain-containing protein codes for MKPLLSESDSQRIAAAVAEAESSSGGEIATAIIRECDDYGFRELVFALIAGFISFTIVALFDSSMEALFSSLFWGFNPALLPFIYSWIALLCGTAVFFLAQIPAVDRLVVPKKVMTAAVQARARRHFMEAGVYDTLDHTGILIFVSLLEQQVELIADRGINEKVKQKTWKSIVDEMTRTIAAGKPADALVKAVAECGAILAENIERRQQDKNELGDAPEELESGS; via the coding sequence ATGAAACCACTATTATCCGAGAGCGACAGTCAACGAATTGCCGCCGCAGTAGCTGAGGCCGAAAGCTCAAGCGGCGGAGAGATTGCAACCGCAATCATCCGGGAGTGTGATGATTACGGTTTCCGGGAGCTGGTCTTCGCGCTGATCGCGGGCTTTATCAGTTTTACTATAGTCGCCCTTTTTGACAGCTCCATGGAAGCCCTCTTCTCGTCCCTTTTCTGGGGCTTCAATCCCGCCCTGCTCCCCTTTATCTACAGCTGGATCGCCCTCTTGTGCGGGACAGCGGTCTTCTTTCTTGCCCAGATACCGGCGGTGGATCGGCTTGTCGTTCCCAAAAAGGTGATGACCGCTGCCGTCCAGGCGCGGGCACGGCGCCATTTTATGGAAGCGGGAGTCTACGACACCCTGGACCACACAGGAATACTTATTTTTGTCTCCCTGCTTGAACAGCAGGTAGAGCTGATCGCAGACCGCGGCATTAACGAAAAGGTAAAACAGAAAACCTGGAAAAGCATCGTGGACGAGATGACCCGCACCATTGCTGCCGGAAAACCGGCGGATGCCCTGGTTAAAGCGGTTGCAGAGTGCGGAGCAATCCTTGCCGAGAATATCGAACGGCGGCAGCAGGATAAAAACGAACTCGGTGATGCGCCGGAAGAACTGGAGAGTGGATCGTGA
- a CDS encoding LemA family protein, translated as MNKKLRTGLIVLGIILILLFIIYSSFRGTYNSMVSMDESVKAAWAQVENQYQRRYDLIPNLVETVKGYAKQEQETLTAVTEARSRAGGVMQMDESLLEDPEAFARFQEAQAGLGSALQRLLMITENYPDLKSNQNFLALQDQLEGTENRIAVERQRFNEAARNYNTYIRQFPRVIIANMMGFRAKAYFSATEGASAAPQVSF; from the coding sequence TCTGGGTATCATTCTGATTCTTCTCTTTATAATCTACAGCAGTTTTCGTGGAACCTATAACTCGATGGTCTCCATGGATGAATCCGTTAAGGCAGCCTGGGCCCAGGTAGAGAACCAGTACCAGCGCCGTTACGACCTGATCCCGAACCTGGTTGAGACCGTCAAGGGATACGCCAAACAGGAACAGGAGACCCTTACCGCCGTTACCGAAGCACGCAGCAGGGCCGGCGGAGTCATGCAGATGGACGAGTCTTTACTGGAAGACCCCGAAGCCTTTGCCCGCTTTCAGGAAGCCCAGGCAGGTCTCGGATCGGCACTCCAGCGTCTTTTAATGATTACCGAGAATTATCCCGACCTCAAATCCAACCAGAACTTTCTTGCTCTGCAGGACCAGCTGGAGGGTACGGAAAACCGCATTGCCGTTGAACGTCAGCGCTTTAACGAGGCCGCAAGAAACTACAATACCTACATACGACAGTTTCCGAGGGTTATAATTGCAAACATGATGGGATTCAGAGCAAAGGCCTATTTCTCTGCCACAGAAGGCGCATCCGCCGCACCCCAGGTATCCTTTTAG